Proteins encoded by one window of Bacillus sp. DTU_2020_1000418_1_SI_GHA_SEK_038:
- a CDS encoding DUF4179 domain-containing protein, with protein MNEKEYAALKDELNSIPVPKEALSYARANGLKRVRNERRNRKRWTGTFAVTAALILIFITTIRVSPAFAQAVAKIPGFAPLVEMIAYDKGIEDILKNEYYEELNITETKNNLTFTLLGIIADESGMFINYVLEAPFDIHDLNTKNVEIKQNSKRLEAGLTYSWFGKEPTNHIEDIIEVTSSNNIDYTNPNFELSITFKDEHETKFNIPFSLHKKIAKSKNYKLDQTVEIDDQKLTVKSLRISPLRAKLDIAVDSANTMQILQIKSMRLLDEKGEVWGTITNGFSGFGGMRDAEASLFFQSNYFREPKNLTLEINDVQALPKGKDYIEVDFLKKKVLYIPDNVNVIIGIESNNTIRANFKSKEENHFYQMFFQAVDANGKTVYTNGSSHSNRDGMAESTYTFDTSNKTNPIRIYFNSYEKYLKGSAAVNIPLIMK; from the coding sequence ATGAATGAAAAAGAATATGCCGCTTTAAAAGATGAACTTAATTCGATTCCGGTTCCGAAAGAAGCACTCTCCTATGCAAGGGCAAACGGTTTAAAGAGAGTAAGAAATGAAAGACGAAATCGCAAAAGATGGACAGGAACGTTTGCAGTTACAGCAGCTCTTATCTTAATCTTTATTACAACGATTCGCGTATCTCCTGCTTTTGCACAAGCTGTTGCGAAAATACCAGGCTTTGCTCCGCTTGTTGAGATGATTGCCTATGACAAAGGAATTGAAGATATATTAAAAAATGAATATTACGAAGAGCTTAATATAACGGAAACAAAGAATAATTTAACGTTTACATTGCTCGGCATCATTGCAGATGAATCGGGAATGTTTATTAATTATGTGCTGGAAGCCCCTTTCGATATTCATGACCTCAACACGAAAAACGTTGAGATTAAGCAAAATAGTAAAAGGCTGGAAGCTGGATTAACATATAGTTGGTTTGGGAAGGAGCCAACAAATCATATAGAAGATATCATAGAGGTAACCTCTAGTAATAATATCGACTACACAAATCCGAATTTCGAATTATCCATTACCTTTAAAGACGAACATGAGACAAAATTCAACATCCCTTTTTCATTGCATAAGAAAATTGCAAAAAGTAAAAATTACAAATTAGATCAAACTGTAGAAATCGATGATCAAAAATTGACCGTTAAATCACTGAGGATCTCTCCGCTTCGGGCAAAGCTTGATATCGCAGTCGATTCTGCAAACACCATGCAAATTTTGCAAATTAAAAGCATGCGTTTATTGGATGAAAAAGGCGAAGTATGGGGTACGATTACAAATGGATTTTCAGGTTTTGGAGGTATGCGTGACGCAGAAGCATCACTCTTTTTTCAAAGCAACTATTTTAGAGAGCCAAAGAACTTGACGTTGGAAATTAATGATGTGCAGGCATTGCCAAAAGGAAAGGATTATATCGAAGTCGATTTTCTAAAGAAGAAAGTCCTCTATATTCCCGACAATGTAAATGTAATTATCGGAATTGAAAGTAATAATACAATTCGTGCTAACTTTAAATCGAAAGAAGAAAATCATTTCTATCAAATGTTTTTCCAAGCAGTCGATGCAAACGGCAAGACTGTTTATACTAATGGTTCGAGTCATAGCAATAGAGATGGGATGGCAGAATCAACCTACACATTTGACACAAGCAATAAAACAAATCCGATTCGAATTTATTTCAATAGCTACGAAAAGTATTTAAAAGGATCTGCTGCTGTGAATATTCCCTTAATCATGAAATAG
- a CDS encoding ABC transporter substrate-binding protein, whose translation MKKFIATMLTVLLLAGCAGGKDSADQQKDKLEKNEKVTVVLDWTPNTNHTGLYVAQDKGYFNEEGLDVEIIMPGEAGADQLVASGKADFGVSYQESITQARVQGVPLVSIAAVIQHNTSGFASPAEKNITSPKDFAGKTYGGWGAPVEKSVIASLMQVENANVEDVSIVNMGDTDFFTAVKRDVDFAWIYYGWTGIEAELRGEKINMVYLTDYSKKLDYYTPVLATNEKKLESNPEQVKKFLKAVSKGYKFAIDNPSDAADSLLKAAPDLDQELVKKSQEWLASKYQDDAPRWGEQKLEVWENYASWMYENQLLDSELDAQKAYTNDYLPQ comes from the coding sequence ATGAAAAAGTTTATTGCAACGATGTTGACAGTCTTGCTTCTCGCAGGATGTGCTGGAGGAAAGGATTCGGCAGATCAACAGAAGGACAAGCTAGAGAAAAATGAAAAGGTAACGGTAGTTCTTGATTGGACGCCGAATACGAATCATACCGGTTTATATGTTGCTCAGGATAAAGGATATTTTAACGAAGAAGGCTTGGATGTTGAAATTATTATGCCTGGTGAAGCAGGAGCCGATCAGCTGGTCGCTTCGGGGAAAGCCGATTTTGGCGTAAGCTATCAGGAAAGTATTACACAAGCTCGTGTTCAAGGAGTTCCTTTAGTTTCAATCGCAGCAGTTATTCAGCATAATACATCAGGATTTGCCTCTCCAGCGGAGAAAAACATCACTTCTCCAAAGGATTTTGCGGGAAAAACATACGGGGGCTGGGGAGCACCAGTTGAAAAATCAGTGATTGCTTCATTAATGCAAGTCGAAAATGCCAACGTAGAAGATGTTTCCATTGTGAATATGGGAGATACAGACTTTTTTACAGCGGTAAAACGAGATGTTGACTTTGCATGGATCTACTATGGCTGGACAGGCATTGAAGCGGAACTTCGCGGAGAAAAGATTAATATGGTCTATTTAACCGATTATAGTAAGAAACTTGACTACTATACACCAGTCCTTGCAACAAATGAAAAGAAGCTTGAATCTAATCCGGAACAAGTGAAGAAATTTTTGAAGGCTGTTTCGAAAGGTTATAAATTTGCCATCGACAATCCATCCGATGCAGCTGATAGTTTATTAAAAGCAGCACCTGATCTTGATCAAGAGCTTGTGAAGAAAAGCCAGGAATGGCTGGCATCAAAATATCAAGATGATGCGCCAAGATGGGGTGAACAGAAACTTGAAGTTTGGGAAAACTATGCAAGCTGGATGTATGAAAATCAATTATTAGATAGTGAACTAGATGCACAAAAAGCCTATACAAACGACTATTTACCACAGTAA
- a CDS encoding thiamine-binding protein, giving the protein MNNALVSIQIIPKTKNGEDVIPYVDEAIKIIEESGVAYKVSPLETTMEGELSYLFDVIKKMNERMIEMGSRNVISQVKILYQPTGITMSQLTEKYQ; this is encoded by the coding sequence ATGAACAATGCCCTAGTTAGCATTCAAATAATACCGAAAACAAAAAATGGCGAAGACGTGATTCCATATGTGGATGAAGCGATTAAAATTATTGAAGAATCAGGTGTGGCCTACAAAGTTTCTCCATTAGAAACAACGATGGAAGGTGAGCTTTCCTATCTTTTTGATGTGATTAAGAAAATGAATGAACGCATGATTGAAATGGGCAGCAGAAACGTGATTTCTCAAGTGAAAATTTTATATCAGCCAACAGGTATCACGATGAGTCAGTTAACGGAGAAGTATCAATAA
- a CDS encoding cupin domain-containing protein gives MNNHDAQYFVSKLGLEPHPEGGYYKRTFESGERTSDQELTVNFEGKRKLYTSIYFLLTSNDLSHLHRLKSDELWYYHAGSPLTIHIIHENGEYEEIKLGLNLDKGEVPQALVPKNAIFGSSVMEEDTFSLVGCMVSPGFEFQDFELFTQDELLSQYPTHKEIIEKLAYKTIPE, from the coding sequence TTGAACAATCATGATGCACAATATTTTGTATCGAAACTTGGACTAGAGCCACACCCAGAAGGCGGATATTATAAAAGAACATTCGAATCTGGTGAAAGAACTTCTGATCAAGAATTAACAGTGAATTTTGAGGGGAAACGAAAGCTATATACGAGTATTTATTTTTTATTAACTTCTAATGATCTGTCCCATCTTCACCGCTTGAAATCTGATGAATTATGGTATTATCATGCTGGAAGTCCTTTAACGATTCATATTATTCATGAAAACGGAGAATATGAAGAGATAAAATTAGGATTAAATTTGGATAAAGGAGAAGTCCCTCAAGCTTTAGTTCCGAAAAATGCTATTTTCGGATCGTCTGTTATGGAAGAAGATACCTTCTCCTTAGTAGGCTGTATGGTTTCTCCAGGTTTTGAATTTCAGGACTTTGAATTGTTCACACAAGACGAGCTCCTTTCTCAATATCCTACGCATAAAGAGATCATTGAAAAGTTAGCATATAAAACCATTCCTGAGTAA
- a CDS encoding MBL fold metallo-hydrolase has translation MLKKLTNKVYYMPHYSETDRPALGLICGDDFSVVVDSGNSPAHAKDFLNLVGKMEIPPVKFVVITHWHWDHIFGIKTMGLLTISHEETKEKLEYLKTLKWDDASLDARVETGEEIEFCSEYIKKEMPSRDNLELQVPDLTFSDKFEMDLGGVTCVVEHVGGVHAQDSSIIYVPDEKVMFLGDCIYQDFYSGEWSYDLNELTILLEKIKKYDVNSYVTGHQDPKTYEEMWSFLDDLINIGEIVGEEVSVDSAVTKFNEVRGTEPSEEQLEYIQNFVSGNQKKK, from the coding sequence ATGCTGAAAAAACTTACAAATAAAGTGTATTATATGCCACATTATTCGGAAACTGACCGTCCTGCATTAGGTTTAATTTGTGGGGATGACTTTAGCGTTGTCGTTGATTCAGGGAATTCGCCCGCACATGCAAAGGATTTTCTTAATTTAGTGGGTAAAATGGAAATCCCGCCGGTCAAGTTTGTTGTTATCACACATTGGCATTGGGATCATATCTTTGGCATAAAAACGATGGGATTATTAACGATTAGCCATGAGGAAACAAAAGAAAAATTGGAATATTTGAAAACTCTTAAATGGGATGATGCTTCACTAGATGCGCGAGTTGAGACGGGTGAAGAGATCGAATTTTGCAGTGAATATATCAAAAAAGAAATGCCGAGCAGGGATAATTTAGAGCTGCAGGTGCCAGATTTAACATTTAGTGATAAGTTCGAAATGGATTTGGGCGGCGTAACTTGTGTAGTTGAACATGTTGGAGGAGTCCATGCGCAGGATTCATCCATCATTTATGTTCCTGATGAAAAAGTGATGTTTCTAGGAGATTGCATCTATCAGGACTTTTATAGTGGCGAATGGAGCTATGATCTGAACGAACTCACCATCTTATTAGAAAAAATCAAAAAATATGATGTCAATAGTTATGTAACTGGACATCAAGATCCAAAAACGTATGAGGAAATGTGGAGCTTCTTGGATGATCTTATTAATATAGGAGAAATCGTAGGTGAAGAGGTTTCTGTTGATTCAGCTGTCACTAAGTTTAACGAAGTACGAGGGACAGAACCAAGTGAAGAGCAGCTTGAGTATATCCAAAATTTTGTCAGCGGCAATCAGAAGAAAAAATAA
- a CDS encoding sigma-70 family RNA polymerase sigma factor codes for MVEIDIIKKAMKRDEHALLHVLEAYEDVMYRTAFAYLKNEHDAIEAIQETTYRSYKNIHTLKEPRYVGTWLVRILLNVCHDMHKRKSRIELRETLEVEGQYYDSPKLEIVEAISQLPHEQQQLIYLKYFQDMKNNEIASAQNIPEGTVKSRLHTALRKLRHYFSERREF; via the coding sequence GTGGTTGAGATAGATATAATAAAAAAAGCAATGAAAAGGGATGAACACGCTCTTTTACACGTGCTGGAAGCATATGAAGATGTCATGTATCGGACAGCGTTTGCTTATTTAAAAAATGAGCACGATGCGATTGAAGCCATTCAAGAAACGACTTACCGAAGCTATAAAAACATTCATACACTTAAAGAGCCGCGTTATGTCGGAACATGGCTCGTTCGAATATTGCTCAATGTGTGCCACGATATGCATAAGAGAAAAAGTCGTATAGAGCTGAGGGAAACGTTGGAGGTCGAAGGACAATATTATGATTCTCCTAAGCTAGAGATTGTTGAAGCGATTTCGCAATTGCCGCATGAACAGCAGCAATTAATTTATTTGAAATATTTTCAGGATATGAAAAACAATGAGATTGCGAGCGCGCAAAATATTCCCGAAGGAACAGTTAAATCCAGATTGCATACAGCTCTTCGAAAGCTGCGCCATTATTTTAGCGAGAGGAGGGAATTTTAA